The sequence TGTCGGACCAATCACGCCGAGTACACCAACCACCCTGCCCTCGCGGTCGCGATAGGGGGCGGCGATGACCGACGAACCGGAAAGGGCGAATAGCCGATTTTCCGCGCCGATAAAGATGCGCGTCGATTCAGCTTCGCGTGCGCTGTCCAGAAGTTGTGCAACCGACTGCTTGTTTTCAAGGTCATCCAGCAGCTGTCGGACACGGTCGAGATCGCTCACGGCGCTCTCGTCCAGCAGGTTCGAGGCGCCCCGCACGATCAGCACCGGACGCTTGGAAGCATCGGTGCTCCAGGTGGCAATCCCGGTTTCGACCAGTTGCCTGCTGGCTTCGTCCAGCGCGCTGCGACCGCTGGCGATTTCCGCCTGCATCGCCTTGGCAGCCTCGTTCAGCGTGCGTCCGCCCAGCTTGGCCGAGATGTAGTTGCTGGCCTCCTGCAAGGCGCTGGCGGAAGCGGGTTCGGCAAGCTGGAGAACGCGGTTCTCGACATTGCCATCCTCGCCCACCAGCACCGCGAGGGCGCGGCGTTCATCCAGTGGCACGAGGTTGATCTGCGCCAGCCGCTGCTCGCGCTGGGGCACCATTACCATGCCTGCTGCGCCGGACAGGCTGGAGAGCAGCGCGCTGGTGTTCTCCAGCGCCTCCTCGATCGGGCCGGGTTCGGCAAGCTGCTTCTCGATCGCGGCGCGCTCCTCGCGCGTCGGCTCGGCCACCTGCATGATGCCGTCGACGAACAGCCGCAGACCAAGGTCGGTCGGCATCCGTCCGGCGCTGGTATGTGGCGCGGCGAGCAGCCCGAAGCTCTCCAGCTCGCTCAGCACCGAGCGGATGGAAGCAGGAGACAGGTTCACTTCCCCGCGCTGCGCCAAGGTCTTGGAGCCGACCGGCTGTCCGCTGGCGAGGTAATCCTCCACCACCAGGCGGAAAATCTCCCGTGCGCGGTTGGTCAATTCGGAGATCGGTGGAGAAGCCATGACAGCGCCCTATCTAGTCGCTAGTGCCACTCGCGCAAACCTCACTGGAGAATCTCATGCGACCTTCCGGCCGCGCGCCCGACGAAATGCGCGCCATCACCATCGAAACCGGCTTCACCAAGCATGCCGAGGGCTCTTGCCTGATCAGCTTTGGCGATACGCGCGTGCTGTGCACCGCTTCCATCGAAGAACGGATCCCGCCGTGGCTGCGCGGCAAGGGCCAGGGCTGGGTCACCGGCGAATATTCGATGCTGCCCCGCGCCACGCACACCCGTGGTTCGCGCGAAGCGGCCAAGGGCAAGCAGAGCGGCCGCACGCAGGAAATTCAGCGACTTATCGGCCGTTCCTTGCGCGCTGTCTGCGACATGGAAAAGCTCGGCGAACGGCAGATCACGCTCGATTGCGACGTGATCCAGGCCGATGGCGGCACCCGCACGGCTTCGATTTCCGGCGCCTGGGTGGCGCTGCGCCTGGCCGTCAACGAGCTGATGAAGGCGGGCGAGATCAAGGAAGACCCGCTCACCGCCAAGATTGCCGCGATTTCCTGCGGCATCCACCAGGGCACCCCGGTGCTGGACCTCGACTATGACGAGGATTCGGGTGCCGATGCCGACGCCAACTTCGTCCTGATCGAAGGCGGCCAGATCGCCGAGGTGCAGGCGACTGCCGAAGGCGCGACCTATGACGAGGAAGGGCTGTTGCGCCTGTTGCGCCTGGCGCAGATGGGCTGTGCACAGATCTTCAAGGCACAGGACGAGGCAACCAAGTGACGCGGAAGCTCGGCGGCGGGAAACTGGTCATTGCCACGCACAACGCGGGCAAGCTGAAGGAGATCGGCAAGCTGCTCGATCCCTATGGGCTGGAGTGCATTTCGGCAGGCTCGCTGGGCCTGCCGGAGCCACCGGAGACCGGCAAGACTTTCGTCGAGAACGCGCTGATCAAGGCGCGGGCGGCGGCCGAGGCTTCGGGCCTCCCCGCCCTCGCCGACGACAGCGGCCTATCCGTGGCGGCGTTGGATGGTCGCCCCGGCGTCTACACCGCCGACTGGGCGGAGAAGCAGTGGTTCGAGGGCGAGCCGGGCCGTGACTGGTACATGGCCATGGGCAAGGTCGAAGGGATGCTGCAGGCCAAGGGGCCGGATGCCCCGCGGGACTGCTGGTTCTCCTGCGTCCTCGCCCTCGCCTGGCCGGACGGCGAATACGCGGTCTACGAAGGCCGCGCCGACGGCACCCTGACCTGGCCGCCACGCGGCACCATGGGGTTCGGATACGACCCGGTCTTCGTGCCCGTTGGCCGCGAGGTGACTTTCGCCGAGCTGCAACCCGAGGAAAAGCACGCCATCAGCCACCGCGCCGATGCCTTCGCCAAGCTGGTGGCAGACCAGTTCGGTCAATAGGCGCGACGGTTGTAGACATTCCCGGCGGGGAAATAGCGGCAGACGAGGAAATCGTAGGTCTCGCCGCGCGCCACGGCGCAGCCAAGTTCGCGGGTGTCGCGCCAGATCACCTGCGTGTAGTGCCCGACATCGCGCCAGTCGCCGGTGGTCGACACCTGCGGAAAGGTGCCGTTCCGGAAGTGGCGACGCTCGGCGATGAAGCCGTCCACCATGGTCCCGGCGCTGTAATATCCCGCATGGCCCATCCACAGGTTCTCGCCCGATCCGTTGCGCAGGCTGCGTTCAGCATGGACCATGCGGCCTTGCCGAGCGAGGTGCTGCGCCCAGTCATGAGCCTCCTGCGCCAGTCGGCTGCTCCAGGCCAGCGGCGGCACGCCCACGTCCTCGCGGGCATCGTTGTGCGCTTCCAGCAGCTCCACGGCGAAAGGGTTGATGGCATCGCGCTGCTGCGCCGAAAGCGGCGCGGCGACAGCCAGAACGCCCGCAAGAACCGCCAACGCGGCTGCAAAGACCCGTCCATTTCCCATGCCGCAACCTTGACTTGCGGCGGTTAACGGAGCCTGAAACGCCCATGGCCAAAGCGCTCTACATCCACTGGCCCTTCTGCCTCGCCAAGTGCCCGTACTGCGACTTCAACTCGCACGTGCGCGAAAGCGTGGAGGTGGACGTGTGGCAGGAGGCCCTGCTGGCGGACATGCGGCATGAAGCGCAGGTCGCGGGTGGCGAGGCGCTGACCTCGGTCTTCTTTGGTGGCGGCACGCCCTCGCTGATGCCGCCCGCACTGGTCGAGACATTGCTGCGCGAGGCGGAGGCCTTGTGGGGCTTTGCCCCGAACATCGAAATCACGCTGGAGGCCAATCCGTCCTCGGTAGAGGCCGCGAACTTTGCCAGCCTTGCCAGCGCCGGGGTCAATCGCGTTTCTCTGGGGCTGCAATCGCTCGACGATGCGGCGCTCAGGTTCCTTGGCCGATTGCACAATGCTCAAGAGGGACTGAACGCGCTGGAAACGGCACAGAAGGCATTCGAGCGCGTTTCGTTCGACCTGATCTACGCCTTGCCGGACCAGACGGAGTCCGAATGGCGCGAGCAGCTGGCGCGCGCGTTGGGCCACGGCACCGGACACCTTTCGCTCTACCAGTTGACCATCGAGCCCGGCACGCGCTTCGCCACCGATGTTCGGCGCGGCGGCTTTACGCCGCTCGACGATGACCGGGCGGCGGACCTGTTCGAACTGACGCAGGAGATGACCTCTGCCGCCGGCCTGCCAGCCTACGAGATCAGCAACCACGCCCGCCCCGGAGAGGAGAGCCGGCACAACCTCACCTACTGGCGCTACCAGGACTATTGCGGCGTGGGCCCCGGCGCGCACGGGCGGCGTGGCGGGACGGCCACCATGCGCCATCGCAAGCCGGAGAACTGGCTCGATGCCGTTGCCCGCAATGGCCATGGCTTGAAGGAGGAGCGTGCGCTCGGAGTCGGGGAGCAGCTGTCCGAGGCTCTGCTGATGGGGCTGCGGCTTGCCGAGGGCGTCGACCTCGAAGCCCTTTCGCAGCGCTTTGCCATCCCGGTCGAGCGCCTCGTCGCAAGCGACAAGCTGGCGCATTACGCGGGGCTCGGCCTCGCCTGGCAGGACGAAAATCGGATCGGCGTCACGCCTGCCGGCATGCCGCTGCTCGATGCCCTGCTGGCGGAACTGGTGCCAGACGAACTGGTGACCGCATGAGCCGCGCCGACCTCCTCGAGGAATGGCATGGCCACCTCGCCACCGGACGCCGCCGCAGCCCGCACACGGTGCGCGCCTATGTCGCGACGGCGGCGCGCTTGCTCGACGGTCTCGACCTGGCTGATTGGCCTGCCGTCGCCGCCGTCACCATGCGCGACCTGCGAGGGCATCTCGCCTCGCGCCGGGCGGAGGGGATCGGCAATGCCTCGGCGGCACGGGAACTGTCCGCGCTCAAGGGGTTCATCGCCTTTGCCCGCGAACAGGTGGGGGCCGAGCCAGGCACGGCCCCGCGCCTGCGCGGTCCGCGCATCAAGAAGGGCCTACCCCGCCCGGTCACGCCGGACGAGGCTGCCGGCCTTGCCGAGATGGTCGAAGCCACGGCCAGTGAAAGCTGGACCGGCCGGCGCGACGCCGCCGTGCTGCTGCTGATGTACGGCGCCGGCCTGCGCATTGCCGAGGCACTGTCGCTGAAGGCCGATGACCTGCCACTGGGTGAGACACTTGTCGTCACCGGCAAGGGCAACAAGCAACGCGTCGTCCCCATGCTGCCGATCGTCCGCGAGGCGGTGGCGGCCTATGCCAAGGTCTGCCCATACTCGTTGGAAAGCGGGACAGCGCTGTTTCGCGGGGCCAAGGGTGGACCACTGGGACAGGGCATGGTGCAGAAGGCGATGGCGCGGGCGCGCAAGGCGCTCGGCCTGCCCTCCACCGCCACGCCGCATGCCCTGCGCCACTCTTTCGCCACGCACCTGCTCGGTTCGGGCGCGGACCTGCGTAGCCTGCAGGAACTGCTCGGCCATGCCAGCCTCGGGTCGACGCAGATCTATACCAAGGTGGATGCGGCGAAGATGCTGGAAGCCTATCGCTCCGCCCATCCGCGCGAGAACGACTAGTCCTGCCGCTGCCGCTTTGGCCGCGGCACCCAGGTCAGCAGCCGCCAGACATAGGCGACCACGGTCACGCCGATCATGCCGAGGATGATCCAGCCGAGGACGTTCTGCGAATCCTCCAGCCAGTGACCCAGCCACTCGCCGCCCTTGATCAGCAGCGCGTTCCACACCAGCGAGCCGGCAAAGGTGAAGGCGAGGAACTTCAGCTTGGGCATATGCGCCAGCCCCGCAGGCAACGAGATGATCGTCCTCAGGAAGGGCGAGAAGCGCAGGAAGAACACGACCCAGTGACCGTGCCGGACGAAGAATATCTGCGCCTTGGCGATGTGGTCCCAGTCCACGGTCAGCCAGCGGCCCCAGCGATCGACGAAGGGCTCCAGCCGCTGATAGCCGACGCTGTCGCCCAGCCAGTACCAGCAGTAGTTGCCGGCAACGGTGCCAGCCGTGCCGATCAGCAGCAGCGGCCAGAACTGCATCTCGCCGCGCTGCACCAGCAGTCCGCCCACGCCCATGATGACCTCGCTGGGCACTGGCGGGATGACGTTTTCCAGCACCATCAGCAGGAAGATGCCGAGGTATCCGCCCCGTCCGATCAGGTCGATGATGAGGGTGTCCATGGTGGAATAACCGCCGCAGCGGCCGATCGGTCCGGATTACATCGCCGCGTGGCGGCGTTCCATCGCGTCCCAAATCATGCCGGGCGTGTTGGTGCCGTTGTACTTGTCGATGGCGACGATGCCGGTGGGCGAGGTCACGTTGATCTCGGTCAGCCATTCGCCGCCGATCACGTCGATGCCGACGAAGGTGAGGCCGCGGCGCTTCAGGTCCGGCCCCATGGCAGCGCAGATTTCCTCCTCGCGCGGCGTCAGCTGGCTGGCTTCGGAAGAGCCCCCTCGCGCCAGGTTGGAGCGGAATTCGCCCTCCCCCGGCCGGCGGTTGATCGCGCCCGCGACTTCGCCATCCACCAGGACGATCCGCTTGTCGCCCTTGGCCACGCTGGGAAGGAAGGGCTGCACCATGTGCGGTTCCGGCCAGGTCTGGTTGAACACTTCCAGCAGGGCGCTGGTGTTGGTGCCATCGGCATCGATCTTGAAGATCGCCTTGCCGGCATTCCCGTGGAGAGGCTTGACCACGACGGCGCCGTGGTCGCGCTGGAATTCCGTCACATCTTCGAGCGTGCGCGTGATCAGCGTTGGCGGCATGAACTGCGCATATTCGAGGACGTACATCTTCTCCGGCGCGTTCACGACTTCGCGCGGATCGTTGCTGACCAACGTGGTGCCTTTCAGCCGGTCTAGCAGCAGCGCGGAGCTGATGTAGCCGAGGTGAAAGGGCGGGTCCTGCCGCATCAGCACCACGTCGATATCGGTGGCGAGGTCGATCCGCTGCAATTCGCCGGCGGTGAAGTGATCGCCCTCCACCCGCTGCACCGTCACCGGCTTGGCCCAGGCGGTGATCCGGCCGTCACGATAGGCCAGCGTGCTGACGTCGTAATGCCAGACCTTGTGGCCGCGCGCCTGCGCTTCCAGCATCAGGGCGAAGCTGGAATCGCCAGCGATGTTGATGCTTTCCATTGGGTCCATCTGGACAGCGACACGCAGGCTCATGGGTACTCCTAGGGTTGCCAGGCGTTGACGATGTGGCGTGGCTCGGCCCCCGGCGCAAGCAGGATGACGTCGACGCGCAGGTCTTCCCCGCCTGTAGCATATTCATGCGCCACGCTTTCGGCGGCGGCGGCGACACGGCGCAGGCGGTACTCGTCAATGGCGAGATCGAGGTCTGCCACGCGTTTGCGCCACTTGACTTCGATGAAGGCAACCAGCCCCTCTTGCCGTGCGATCAGGTCGATCTCGCCGACCTTGGTCTTGCGGCGGCGGGCGGCGATTTCCCAGCCTTGCGCTTCCAGCCATGCGGCAGCCTCGTCCTCGGCCTTGCGGCCGCTGGCTTCGGCAAGCTGGCGCTTCACTGGCCCTTCAACTCCATGGCGCGGGCGTAGAGCAGCTTGCGATCGAGCCCGGTGGCCTTGGCGACTTGCGCAGCGGCCTTGGAGGCCTTTTCGGTCTTCAGCGCTTCGCGCAGCATGGCGTCGGCATCCTCGGCGCTGGCTTCGACCTCCACGGGAGGGCCGACCAGCAGCACGATCTCCCCCTTGGGAGGATGCGCCTCGTAATGCGCCAGCACGTCCTTGGCGGAGCCGCTGCGGCATTCCTCGTACAGCTTGGTCAGTTCGCGCGCGACCGCCACCTCGCGGCCCGGCAGTACCTCGGCGATGGCGGCAAGACTCTTGGTCAGGCGCGGCGCGGTCTCGAAGAAGATCAGCGTCGTGCGGACCGGGGCAAGTTCCTCCAGCACGTCGCGCCGGGCCTTGTCCTTGGGCGGCAGGAAGCCGGCGAACAGGAAACGGTCGTTGGGCAGGCCGGACAGCGCCAGCGCCGCTAGCGGGGCATTGGCGCCCGGCAGCACGGTGACGGGTACCCCTGCCTCCCGCGCATCGTGCACCAGGCGGAAGCCGGGGTCGGAGACCAGCGGCATTCCCGCATCGCTTACCAGCGCCACGGCGCGCGTCTGCATCGATTCCACCAGCCGTTGCCGGTCGTTCAGGGCGGAGTGGTCATCATAGCGCCACAAGGGCTTCGAAATCCCGAGGTGGCGGATCAGCTTCTGCGTGACCCGCGTATCCTCGCAGGCGATCCCGTCGCACCGTGCCAGCACGTCGGCTGCGCGCATGGTGATGTCGCCGAGATTGCCAATCGGGGTCGCGACTATATAGAGGCCGGGAGAAAGGGGTCCGTCTTGCTCGCTCACGCGATGCGCATGGACCATCTTGAGCGGAGACAGCAAGCATGTTCGGTAAATTGCAGCGTATTCTGTTGGTGGTGACGGGCACGATTTTGCTCGCAGCGTGCCAGGTTATCCCCGGCGGCGACACCACCGCACCGGATCGCTCCGGCCCCGTGGTGACGCAGCCGACCGGGCCTGCCGAGGCCGTGCTGCCCGATGACGAAGGCCGCCACCGCGTCGCCCTGCTGGTGCCGCTGAGCGGCAGCAATGCCGACGTCGGCCAGTCGATCGCCAACGCCACCACGATGGCCCTGCTCGATACGGGCGCCGAGAACCTGCGCATCACCACCTACGATACCGGATCCGGGGCCGGCGACGCGGCCAGCCGCGCGATTGCCGATGGCAACAAGCTGATCCTCGGCCCGCTCCAGCGCGACAATGTCGGTGCGGTCCTGGCGCAGGCCCGCGCTGCCGACGTGCCGCTGATTACCTTCTCCAACGACACCACCGTCGCCCGCGCCGACGTCTTCGTGATGGGGCACATTCCCGAACAGTCGGTTTTCCGCACGGTGAACTTCGCCGTCGATCAGGGTGCACGGCGCATCGCCATCCTCGCCCCGCGCGGGGACTATGGCAACCGCACCACGGCCGCGGCGGAACAGGCGGCGCTGGCGCGCAATGTCACCATCGTCGACGTGCAGCGCTACGATCGCGGCAATACCTCGATCATCAGCGCGGCGGAGCGCCTGGCGGAGACCGGCGGTTTCGACACCGTGCTGATCGCCGACAGTGCGCGCCTGGCCGCCCTGGCC is a genomic window of Aurantiacibacter sp. MUD11 containing:
- the hrcA gene encoding heat-inducible transcriptional repressor HrcA — encoded protein: MASPPISELTNRAREIFRLVVEDYLASGQPVGSKTLAQRGEVNLSPASIRSVLSELESFGLLAAPHTSAGRMPTDLGLRLFVDGIMQVAEPTREERAAIEKQLAEPGPIEEALENTSALLSSLSGAAGMVMVPQREQRLAQINLVPLDERRALAVLVGEDGNVENRVLQLAEPASASALQEASNYISAKLGGRTLNEAAKAMQAEIASGRSALDEASRQLVETGIATWSTDASKRPVLIVRGASNLLDESAVSDLDRVRQLLDDLENKQSVAQLLDSAREAESTRIFIGAENRLFALSGSSVIAAPYRDREGRVVGVLGVIGPTRLNYARVVPMVDFTAHSLGKRIG
- the rph gene encoding ribonuclease PH, with product MRPSGRAPDEMRAITIETGFTKHAEGSCLISFGDTRVLCTASIEERIPPWLRGKGQGWVTGEYSMLPRATHTRGSREAAKGKQSGRTQEIQRLIGRSLRAVCDMEKLGERQITLDCDVIQADGGTRTASISGAWVALRLAVNELMKAGEIKEDPLTAKIAAISCGIHQGTPVLDLDYDEDSGADADANFVLIEGGQIAEVQATAEGATYDEEGLLRLLRLAQMGCAQIFKAQDEATK
- the rdgB gene encoding RdgB/HAM1 family non-canonical purine NTP pyrophosphatase, which codes for MTRKLGGGKLVIATHNAGKLKEIGKLLDPYGLECISAGSLGLPEPPETGKTFVENALIKARAAAEASGLPALADDSGLSVAALDGRPGVYTADWAEKQWFEGEPGRDWYMAMGKVEGMLQAKGPDAPRDCWFSCVLALAWPDGEYAVYEGRADGTLTWPPRGTMGFGYDPVFVPVGREVTFAELQPEEKHAISHRADAFAKLVADQFGQ
- a CDS encoding CAP family protein, whose protein sequence is MAVLAGVLAVAAPLSAQQRDAINPFAVELLEAHNDAREDVGVPPLAWSSRLAQEAHDWAQHLARQGRMVHAERSLRNGSGENLWMGHAGYYSAGTMVDGFIAERRHFRNGTFPQVSTTGDWRDVGHYTQVIWRDTRELGCAVARGETYDFLVCRYFPAGNVYNRRAY
- the hemW gene encoding radical SAM family heme chaperone HemW → MAKALYIHWPFCLAKCPYCDFNSHVRESVEVDVWQEALLADMRHEAQVAGGEALTSVFFGGGTPSLMPPALVETLLREAEALWGFAPNIEITLEANPSSVEAANFASLASAGVNRVSLGLQSLDDAALRFLGRLHNAQEGLNALETAQKAFERVSFDLIYALPDQTESEWREQLARALGHGTGHLSLYQLTIEPGTRFATDVRRGGFTPLDDDRAADLFELTQEMTSAAGLPAYEISNHARPGEESRHNLTYWRYQDYCGVGPGAHGRRGGTATMRHRKPENWLDAVARNGHGLKEERALGVGEQLSEALLMGLRLAEGVDLEALSQRFAIPVERLVASDKLAHYAGLGLAWQDENRIGVTPAGMPLLDALLAELVPDELVTA
- a CDS encoding tyrosine recombinase XerC codes for the protein MSRADLLEEWHGHLATGRRRSPHTVRAYVATAARLLDGLDLADWPAVAAVTMRDLRGHLASRRAEGIGNASAARELSALKGFIAFAREQVGAEPGTAPRLRGPRIKKGLPRPVTPDEAAGLAEMVEATASESWTGRRDAAVLLLMYGAGLRIAEALSLKADDLPLGETLVVTGKGNKQRVVPMLPIVREAVAAYAKVCPYSLESGTALFRGAKGGPLGQGMVQKAMARARKALGLPSTATPHALRHSFATHLLGSGADLRSLQELLGHASLGSTQIYTKVDAAKMLEAYRSAHPREND
- a CDS encoding DedA family protein encodes the protein MDTLIIDLIGRGGYLGIFLLMVLENVIPPVPSEVIMGVGGLLVQRGEMQFWPLLLIGTAGTVAGNYCWYWLGDSVGYQRLEPFVDRWGRWLTVDWDHIAKAQIFFVRHGHWVVFFLRFSPFLRTIISLPAGLAHMPKLKFLAFTFAGSLVWNALLIKGGEWLGHWLEDSQNVLGWIILGMIGVTVVAYVWRLLTWVPRPKRQRQD
- the gshB gene encoding glutathione synthase encodes the protein MSLRVAVQMDPMESINIAGDSSFALMLEAQARGHKVWHYDVSTLAYRDGRITAWAKPVTVQRVEGDHFTAGELQRIDLATDIDVVLMRQDPPFHLGYISSALLLDRLKGTTLVSNDPREVVNAPEKMYVLEYAQFMPPTLITRTLEDVTEFQRDHGAVVVKPLHGNAGKAIFKIDADGTNTSALLEVFNQTWPEPHMVQPFLPSVAKGDKRIVLVDGEVAGAINRRPGEGEFRSNLARGGSSEASQLTPREEEICAAMGPDLKRRGLTFVGIDVIGGEWLTEINVTSPTGIVAIDKYNGTNTPGMIWDAMERRHAAM
- a CDS encoding YraN family protein, encoding MKRQLAEASGRKAEDEAAAWLEAQGWEIAARRRKTKVGEIDLIARQEGLVAFIEVKWRKRVADLDLAIDEYRLRRVAAAAESVAHEYATGGEDLRVDVILLAPGAEPRHIVNAWQP
- the rsmI gene encoding 16S rRNA (cytidine(1402)-2'-O)-methyltransferase, translated to MSEQDGPLSPGLYIVATPIGNLGDITMRAADVLARCDGIACEDTRVTQKLIRHLGISKPLWRYDDHSALNDRQRLVESMQTRAVALVSDAGMPLVSDPGFRLVHDAREAGVPVTVLPGANAPLAALALSGLPNDRFLFAGFLPPKDKARRDVLEELAPVRTTLIFFETAPRLTKSLAAIAEVLPGREVAVARELTKLYEECRSGSAKDVLAHYEAHPPKGEIVLLVGPPVEVEASAEDADAMLREALKTEKASKAAAQVAKATGLDRKLLYARAMELKGQ
- a CDS encoding penicillin-binding protein activator is translated as MFGKLQRILLVVTGTILLAACQVIPGGDTTAPDRSGPVVTQPTGPAEAVLPDDEGRHRVALLVPLSGSNADVGQSIANATTMALLDTGAENLRITTYDTGSGAGDAASRAIADGNKLILGPLQRDNVGAVLAQARAADVPLITFSNDTTVARADVFVMGHIPEQSVFRTVNFAVDQGARRIAILAPRGDYGNRTTAAAEQAALARNVTIVDVQRYDRGNTSIISAAERLAETGGFDTVLIADSARLAALAAPRLKEVGDALPSILGTELWSRQEGLLSAGAMRGAWFSAVSDDRYRQFADSYESRFGEQPFRIATLGYDAVLLTLRLTRDWRAGTDLPAGLLLQEGGFLGLDGPIRFQSNGIGERTMEVRQVDNGAFSVVSPAPTGF